The Streptomyces noursei ATCC 11455 sequence GCACGAGCAGAGATGAAGCAGTTGATACGCATCGCGTTGCCCGCACCCCGCGACGCCGCCGACTCCCACATCGAGCTGCTCCTCGGCGAACTCGATGAGGAGCAGCGGCTCCTTCGCGAAATCCAGGAGGACTTGTCTGGGCACGACCACATACAGCCCGACTGCCGAGACATGGACAGCCAGGTCTATGAGCTGCGGCCCGGCCTGGCGCAGCGCGCTCTCAGGCCGGGGGCCTAGCCAAGGACACGGCGGCGAGCTTCACGCCGCTGCGGCCCCTGTGACCCTTCCGAACTGGTAGAAAGCCCTTTCCGTGCACAGCTACATCTACCCCTGCCCGCTGCGCTGGGCCGACGCCGACGCTTACGGACACATCAACAACGCACTGTTCCTCCGGTACATGGAGGAAGCACGCACCAGGATGTTCCGCGAAGTGCTGCCCGCGGACGAAGTGGACCGTCGCCGGAACGCATTCGTGGTGAGCCGCGCCAGCATCGACTACCGAGCCCCTCTGCACTACCGCGAAACGCCCATCGACGTACACGTCTGGGTTACACAGCACCGGGCCGTCTCTTTCGAGCTGGCCTACGAGATCCGCGACGCCGATCAACTGTACGTCGAGGGCACGACTACGATCGCCGCCTACAACCTCGACACGGGTCGGCCCCGCCGCCTCTCGGAAGCCGAGCGCGCATTCCTGGCCCGCTACACCGTGTCCTGATGCCGCAGGTGGTGGAGCCGCTCCGGGGACCGCCGCTCTGGCTGAAACTGTGGCTGATTGGTTGCATGGAGTTACGGGAAGAGTAGCCTGACCGGGGGCTAGCAGGGCCGTGTACCCGGGCGGGGGGACTGTGGAACGGCGGGATGTTCAGGGACATTACGAGCAGCTTGCTGCCGAGTACGACGAGCATTGGGCGTATGGGCCGCACTACATCACCTGGATGTCTGCACGCATAGCCGAGTCCCTGCGTCTGTCTTCTGCTGACCGAATCGCCGACATCGGCTGCGGCACAGGGATGTTCGCACGCGAGGTGGCGCGGATCGTAAACCCGGAGCATGCCCTCCTCTGCGTGGACCCGTCAGTGGCGATGCTGCGCCAAATCGGCACCCCACCGCCCGTCGACTTGACTCCGATCGTAGCCTCGGCGGAGGGCATCGCCGTCGGACACGTCCAGTTGCCGTACGGGCAACTGGATGCCATCTGGTTGAAGGAGTCGGTACATCACGTCACCGATCCCGCCGCCACCCTGCGTGGCCTGGCCAATCGGCTTGCTCCCGGTGGTCATTTGCTCGTGGTCATGCTGCCGACAAGCATCGAGTACCCGCTATTCCAGGCGGCGCTTGACCGTTTCGCGGAACTCCAGCCCGACCCCGAACTCATCGTCGACCACCTACGGGCGGCCGGATTGCGCCCCCAACTTCGTTATGTGGATTACCAGTTACGCCTCGACCGCGAGAAGTACATTGGGATGGTTCGGGCCCGCTACATGTCAGTGCTCTCCATGTTCAGTGACAGCGAGATCAAGAAGGGAATCGAGGAGATGAGAGCCGCGCATCCGGAGCCGGTGCTCGCCTTTCCCGACCGCTTTGCCTTCGTACTGGGCGTGAAACCGGGTGAAGGGCGATGAACATGGTGGTGGACGAACGACTGCAACGGCTCCGCAACGAACTCGACGACCACTCCCGTGTCGCCGACCGCCTCGGTCTCGATCTTGAACGTCCCTTACGCAGCCTCAATGATGGCTATCCAGAGAACGCGATCTCTCTCGTTGGCAAGCTGACGGAGAAGCTCCTCAAGGAGCTGTGGCGACACCACGGCATCGAGGGCGACCCATCGGGCCGAACCCTCAATGACCTGGTCAAGCGGTGCCAGCCGCATATCCGCAGCAGTACCGTCCTGAACGCGCTGGATGACATCCGTCGTCTGCGCAACCGGTCCACGCACGACGGCTACGACATCTCCGACGAAGACGGGCTGCTCGCGGTACGTCGACTCGTCGACGTACTGGTCTGGTTCACCAGTACCAGCAGCTCCGCCTTGCTGGGCGGAGAGCCACACATGGATCCCGAGGTCGCCCGGCGCTGCGAGTTCCTCGCCGGGCTGTACATCACCCTCGGCTACCGCCAGGCCAAGCGATTCGTCCTTACCTCCAACACCGTCTACCAGCTCTTCTGCCGTGAATCGGGCATGCGCCTGGAGTACGTCGAGCTGATGGTCTCGCAAGACGTTGACGATCTGCGTGCCGTACTCACGTCCAACGACGGTGAGTTGCTGCGCACCCGTCTGCCCAAACTCACCCGCTTCGTCATCCTTGATCAGGCCGGTGAGGACGAGGAGTTGCCCGGCTCCATTCGCGAACTGCTCGGTCGCGACTACCGGCTGGTGCGCTACGACAGCTTCATCGACAGGCACGTCGACCTTGACGCCCACCTGGCCGGCGTGACCTCCGCGGACTGTGCCGAGCCACGCAGGGCCGTCACCGCCACTGTGCTGTCAACCGATGCCCGCACGGGAGAGTCCCTCATCCAGACAGCCGAGGACGCAGCCACCCTCCTCGGCCGCCTTGCCCGTGGCCAAGCCAACGTTCTGATCACCGGTCGTCCCGGCAGCGGCAAAAGCACGTTGCTCCGGACACTGGCCGCGGACCCCGACGCACGGCGCTTTCGCTTCTACTTCGACCTCAGTCTCAAGCCGAGGGGCGAGACCTTCCCCGAATACGCTGCACGCCTGCTGTCCCCATGCATGACGGCGGACCGCTCCCACGCGTACGACCTGTTCCTCTACCTGATCCGGTCCGGCTCTGCGTTGTGCGTCCTGGACGCGGTTGACGAGGGTGTGGACGAAGCCAGCCCAGCCGGCTTCCTGCGGCTCTTTGCTGATCTGGCCCCTGTGCTCTCCGCTGAGTCCACTGTGGTCATGAGCTCGCGGGTCTCGTTCCTCGCCGACTCCCCCCAGGTCCGCCAGCTGTTGGACAGTTGCGCCGCCCGATCCGAGCAGCTGGTCGAGCAAATGTACGCGAACGGAGTCGACCCGGCCCGAGTACCGCACTTCCACCTGGTACGGCTCGCGGACCCCGATGCCACGTTCCTGGAGATGCGGCTGACCGCCTTCCTCCAACCTGCCTCTCCACAACCCCTCGACGCGTTGCTCGGCGCACACATCACGAAGACCCTCGCAGACCACGGTCAGGCCGATATCGAAGAGCGCCTGCCCGCAGTCTTCGGCAGGGCCTTCCTCGCCGATCAAACGGTCTTCTCCCTCCTCGACCTGCACCGCGACCTTGGTCCCGGCGCCTTCACCGACGGTCGCCTCGAACTCGACAGCTGCGCGCTCGCCCCGTTGTTGCGGCCGGCCGGTCCTGACCGGGTCGCCTTCGTCCACACCGCCTACCAGGAGCTGCTGGCTGCCCGATTCCTTGCCACGCCGAGCGGTCGTGAAGAGGCAGCAGAGCTGCCTGGAGGTGCCTTCATCACCGAGCAGGTGAGAGCCTTCCTCGCCCGCACATCGGCAGTTCTCCCTTCCGACGATTGCCTACTTCCCGCGGGGGTCCACCTCGTCGGACCGGCCGAACGACTCTTGTTGCGCCGCGTACGACACGCAGTCCGATTCGACCGCCACGCCGTCACGGTCGGCCGCTACCGCCGCTTCCTCGACGCCTTGCGGCCCGATGGCACCTCGCCCTGGGACCACCCCGACCAACCGGACAACGTCACCCACACCCCCTGGGCCGACCGGCTCCGCGAATCGGATTATTACCGCGATGCCCGCTACGACGACTACCCAGCCATCTGCGTCAGCTGGTGGAGCGCCTTCGCGTTCGCAGCCTTCGAGGGCAAGCGCCTGCCCACCGCACTGGAATGGGAGGCCGCAGCTCGCGGCACGGACGGCCGACTCTTTCCCTCTTTCCCTGGGGTGACGCATCGGACGGCGCGCCGGTCAACTGTGCTGATACGTGGGTCGGGCATCCCGTGGTGACCTTCCACGCCTGGCAGCAGGAGTTCGCCCAAAAGGCACTTCGCCGAGCCTGGGTCACCCCGGTCGGCAACAGGGCCGCGAACCGCTCCCCGTACGGCATCACCGACATGGCGGGGAACGTGTGGGAGTGGACCTCCACCAGCCTCGATGACGCAGGCGAAGCGGTCATCTGTGGTGGCAGCTACGACAATCCGCTGCGCGCCGTGCAAGCAAGCAGCAAGGGCATCTACCGGAAACGTGGCTGCAGTAACGCGGTCGGTTTCCGTTGCGTACAGGACCTCACCGACCCAGAGGCGGCCATCTCATGAGCGACGCGCGGCACGGCATCATCGTCGACCGCCGGCCCAGTGGCGGAGGACTGACCGGCGCGGTCGGCGCCTTCATCGTCCAGGACGAGGCGGACGGTGGCTACTACACCTTCGACTACACGCAGATCGTCACCGAAGGCTTCCGCACCATCCGCACGGGTGAGCGCGTACGGTTCCATGCGTCCGCAGACCGCCCCGGTGGCGCCGAGTTTGTGGTCCGGCTCGACCAGCCCGACCCTGCGGAGTACTACCGATGACCGTTGAGTTGGAGGCCATCGCCGGCGCGCGACAGATCCTCGTGGTCGTGCTCCCGGTACGGTTGCTGCGCACCCCGGACTGGCCGGAGGGGCCCTTCCCCTTCGAGGTCGGCAACAGACGGACGGATGCGGCCACCCGCGCGACCTACTTCGCGCCCGCCTCCGCCAGAGTGCTGTACGGATCGACTGGGCGCCCCTGTCGCTGGCATCGGACGATGTCAATCGTCCACGACGGGCTGCATCTGCAGGGCATGGAGCTGCTGCGTACCGCCACGGGACGGAGCCACGGACACGCTCTGGCGGTGCTGCACTTCACCGTGGACAGACCACTGCTTCCCGTACTGCGAGCAATAGGCCACCGGCCCGACGCCGGCCCCGACCCACTCACCGGCCCGTTCGCGCCGCAGCAGCTCTTCGGACAGGTGGCCGAGGTCCGCGACGCCACCGACGCGTCAGCGATCACCCGCCCGTACACCATCGCTCTCCTCACTCCCAAAGCCCACCACACCCCCGCGCTTCGATCTGAGCCCACGGCAGCGCTCCCGGCCACCGCCGACCACTGGCTGTGGCAGCTGGCATCCCGTTCCACACCACGCGACTTTCCTCTCGCTCCGGAATCCGCCGCCGACGAATTCGATCAGGCTGTGCGCATCTCCGCCGACTGGAGTGCTCTGGTGCTGCGACACAGCGCCGCATTCCTCGGTCATCGCCCCGACGCCGGCGAGGGCGACTTCTACGACTTCGCAGCCTTGCATGCCCGTACGGTCTACCTCGACGCCCTGTTACTCGGAACGCTCCAGCGTGACCACATCGACCGACTCACCGACGAACTCTCCGGGGTGTTCGACGGCCCGCTTCTTTCCGTCCAGGTCGGTTGGTTGGAGAGGAACATCGCGCACTTCCGCAGTACTTACTGGCGCCAGCACCTGACCGCACACGGTCCGGCGAACGAGCTGCTTCTTGCCTTCCAGACTCAGCACCGATTGCCCCAGCGATTCGCGGAGATCCTGGCCGAAGCCGCGGACTACAGCCGACTGGCCCAGAACCAGGAAAGCCAGCAGATCAGCGGCGCTCTCGGAGTTCTCACCATCCTCGGCCTCCCGCTCGGCACGGCTCTCAGCGTCCTCCAGGTCCTCGGCGACCAGTCCGCCGCCCACCTGTTCGTCGCCCTCGGCCTGTCGATCGCCGCCACCGCCGGAGCCCTCACCACTCGGTACGGGCGCCTCGTCATCTCCTCCCTCCGGGGTGGTGCCGGCCCTGAACCGCCCGCCTAAAAGCACACCCGCACTTGGCGAGCAGCCGCGAAGGGCTCTTCGTCGGAGTCGCGGATCAACATCAGCGGGGAGTCTTCGAGTGGCCCATCAGGGCACTCAAGGGGGCTGCCAAGCGAGCGGTTTACAGTCCCCCTGACTCACTTGGGGGCAGACCAGCCGATTTGGATGACCCGGGGCCGCTGCCGCGGAGTGACCAATTGAGCCCGCCCGGGCGGCATGCGCTCAGCTCTCGTAGTGCCCACCAGCGGCCCCTCATCGGGGTTGCCCGACAAAATGGCACCCGCGGCTCCGAGCTCTTTGAGGCGTCGGGTGACCGGGTCGAACGAGGTGCGGGCTGCGCCAGCGGTGTTGCGGGCGACGATGATGCGGAGCCCGATGTCCCGGGCATAGGGAAACAATTCCGCCAGTGCTTCGAGGGGGTTGCCGGAGGGGAGCGCGACGAGGTCGTAGTCGTCGATGACGATGAAGATCTCGGGGCCGTGCCACCAGCTGCGGGCGCGCATCTGCTCGGCGGTGACGTCCTCCGTCGGCATCCGGGCTTGGA is a genomic window containing:
- a CDS encoding class I SAM-dependent methyltransferase, encoding MERRDVQGHYEQLAAEYDEHWAYGPHYITWMSARIAESLRLSSADRIADIGCGTGMFAREVARIVNPEHALLCVDPSVAMLRQIGTPPPVDLTPIVASAEGIAVGHVQLPYGQLDAIWLKESVHHVTDPAATLRGLANRLAPGGHLLVVMLPTSIEYPLFQAALDRFAELQPDPELIVDHLRAAGLRPQLRYVDYQLRLDREKYIGMVRARYMSVLSMFSDSEIKKGIEEMRAAHPEPVLAFPDRFAFVLGVKPGEGR
- a CDS encoding SUMF1/EgtB/PvdO family nonheme iron enzyme, with the translated sequence MNMVVDERLQRLRNELDDHSRVADRLGLDLERPLRSLNDGYPENAISLVGKLTEKLLKELWRHHGIEGDPSGRTLNDLVKRCQPHIRSSTVLNALDDIRRLRNRSTHDGYDISDEDGLLAVRRLVDVLVWFTSTSSSALLGGEPHMDPEVARRCEFLAGLYITLGYRQAKRFVLTSNTVYQLFCRESGMRLEYVELMVSQDVDDLRAVLTSNDGELLRTRLPKLTRFVILDQAGEDEELPGSIRELLGRDYRLVRYDSFIDRHVDLDAHLAGVTSADCAEPRRAVTATVLSTDARTGESLIQTAEDAATLLGRLARGQANVLITGRPGSGKSTLLRTLAADPDARRFRFYFDLSLKPRGETFPEYAARLLSPCMTADRSHAYDLFLYLIRSGSALCVLDAVDEGVDEASPAGFLRLFADLAPVLSAESTVVMSSRVSFLADSPQVRQLLDSCAARSEQLVEQMYANGVDPARVPHFHLVRLADPDATFLEMRLTAFLQPASPQPLDALLGAHITKTLADHGQADIEERLPAVFGRAFLADQTVFSLLDLHRDLGPGAFTDGRLELDSCALAPLLRPAGPDRVAFVHTAYQELLAARFLATPSGREEAAELPGGAFITEQVRAFLARTSAVLPSDDCLLPAGVHLVGPAERLLLRRVRHAVRFDRHAVTVGRYRRFLDALRPDGTSPWDHPDQPDNVTHTPWADRLRESDYYRDARYDDYPAICVSWWSAFAFAAFEGKRLPTALEWEAAARGTDGRLFPSFPGVTHRTARRSTVLIRGSGIPW
- a CDS encoding acyl-CoA thioesterase, which encodes MHSYIYPCPLRWADADAYGHINNALFLRYMEEARTRMFREVLPADEVDRRRNAFVVSRASIDYRAPLHYRETPIDVHVWVTQHRAVSFELAYEIRDADQLYVEGTTTIAAYNLDTGRPRRLSEAERAFLARYTVS
- a CDS encoding formylglycine-generating enzyme family protein, translated to MGGRSSRHGRPTLSLFPWGDASDGAPVNCADTWVGHPVVTFHAWQQEFAQKALRRAWVTPVGNRAANRSPYGITDMAGNVWEWTSTSLDDAGEAVICGGSYDNPLRAVQASSKGIYRKRGCSNAVGFRCVQDLTDPEAAIS